In a single window of the Candidatus Kaiserbacteria bacterium genome:
- the rplN gene encoding 50S ribosomal protein L14 codes for MIQPQSIVKITDNSGGKIGRVFKVLGGSKKRTAELGELVVLSVQTAEPRKPVKKKDIVYGVVVRQVKPFRRKDGSYVSFDDNAVVLVDKEKKEPKANRVFGPIPRELGEAGYQKIVSLAPEVV; via the coding sequence ATGATTCAACCACAATCAATTGTCAAAATTACTGACAACTCAGGAGGAAAGATTGGTCGTGTATTTAAGGTACTCGGCGGCTCAAAGAAGCGCACCGCAGAACTCGGCGAACTCGTGGTGCTTTCCGTACAAACAGCAGAACCACGAAAGCCTGTGAAGAAGAAGGATATTGTGTACGGAGTAGTGGTTCGCCAGGTAAAGCCATTCAGGCGCAAAGATGGTTCGTATGTCAGTTTTGACGACAATGCAGTTGTCTTGGTCGACAAGGAAAAGAAGGAACCAAAGGCAAACCGTGTGTTTGGCCCTATTCCACGCGAATTAGGTGAAGCAGGTTACCAGAAGATTGTCTCACTCGCACCTGAGGTGGTATAA
- the rpsQ gene encoding 30S ribosomal protein S17 yields the protein MATETTTETTLAGGRVLRGTVVSIKMTDTITVAVERYVMHPKYKKFMRRTKKYLVDDKGNTAKEGDLVEIRETRPLSKRKHFELVKG from the coding sequence ATGGCAACAGAAACAACAACAGAAACAACACTCGCCGGAGGACGCGTTCTCCGTGGGACTGTGGTTTCCATAAAAATGACGGACACCATCACGGTCGCTGTTGAGCGTTACGTTATGCACCCAAAATACAAGAAGTTCATGCGTCGTACCAAAAAGTACCTCGTTGATGATAAGGGTAATACTGCAAAGGAAGGGGATTTAGTCGAAATCCGCGAGACACGTCCACTCTCAAAGCGAAAGCACTTTGAGCTCGTAAAGGGTTAA
- the rpmC gene encoding 50S ribosomal protein L29, whose translation MTELQKKTDGDLVQFINEKREELRKLRFGVTGSGMRNTRSIRAIRHEIAQALTELRTRAKA comes from the coding sequence ATGACTGAATTACAAAAGAAGACTGACGGAGACCTTGTACAATTTATCAACGAAAAGCGAGAGGAACTCCGTAAACTCCGATTTGGAGTGACTGGAAGTGGCATGCGCAATACTCGTTCAATTCGGGCAATCCGACACGAAATTGCACAAGCACTCACTGAACTTCGCACTCGGGCAAAAGCATAA
- the rplP gene encoding 50S ribosomal protein L16 has protein sequence MLFPKKVKHRKWQTGRKHPDRLNAPETRGITVAFGAFGLKAQTQSRVKSNQIEAARRVISRTLGKTGKIWIRIFPDKPVTKKAAEVPMGKGKGDLDHYMFDVRPGRILFEIDGVSEVVAREALRKAAAKLPLKAKVVTREETTV, from the coding sequence ATGTTATTTCCTAAAAAAGTAAAACACCGAAAGTGGCAGACAGGGCGCAAGCATCCTGATCGCCTCAACGCTCCAGAGACACGTGGTATCACGGTAGCCTTTGGTGCATTCGGACTCAAGGCTCAGACACAGTCTCGTGTAAAGAGCAACCAAATTGAAGCTGCGCGACGCGTGATTTCACGTACACTCGGAAAGACGGGAAAGATTTGGATTCGTATTTTCCCTGACAAGCCAGTTACCAAAAAGGCAGCAGAAGTACCAATGGGTAAGGGAAAGGGAGATTTGGATCATTACATGTTTGATGTACGCCCAGGTCGTATTCTCTTTGAGATTGACGGTGTAAGCGAGGTCGTAGCGCGTGAGGCACTCAGAAAGGCAGCCGCAAAACTTCCGCTCAAGGCAAAGGTCGTTACCCGTGAAGAAACTACTGTGTAA
- the rpsC gene encoding 30S ribosomal protein S3, translating to MTHVAHPYVQRLGVIRDWKSRWFAADPKKYREYIRTDGAVRKYLAKKLRGMHIANVEIERNEKVFRVIISTSRPGLIIGRSGEGATKLRKEVDMLLRTLKLTEKPDIKIDIEEIRSPETSASIVGQMVVEGLEKRMPFRRVMKMTAEKVMANRDVKGVRIITSGRLGGAEMARKEEIKRGRIPLQTLRADIDFSRETATLPYGAIGVKVWIYRGDIFADRTANTDERSTAQRERRTRNQA from the coding sequence ATGACACACGTCGCACACCCATACGTACAGCGCCTCGGAGTCATCCGTGACTGGAAGTCACGATGGTTTGCTGCTGATCCAAAGAAGTACCGTGAGTACATTCGTACCGACGGTGCAGTGCGTAAGTATCTCGCAAAGAAGTTGCGCGGTATGCACATCGCTAATGTTGAGATTGAGCGCAACGAAAAGGTCTTTCGCGTTATCATCAGTACTTCACGCCCTGGCCTTATCATTGGCCGTAGTGGAGAAGGAGCAACAAAACTTCGTAAAGAAGTAGACATGCTTCTCCGCACACTCAAACTCACTGAGAAACCAGACATAAAGATTGATATCGAGGAAATTCGCTCTCCTGAGACAAGTGCGTCAATCGTGGGTCAAATGGTAGTAGAAGGTCTCGAAAAGCGTATGCCATTCCGCCGTGTTATGAAGATGACTGCAGAAAAGGTGATGGCGAACCGCGATGTAAAAGGTGTGCGTATTATCACCTCAGGACGTCTTGGCGGTGCTGAAATGGCACGTAAAGAAGAAATCAAGCGCGGCCGTATTCCACTCCAGACCTTGCGCGCTGACATCGACTTTTCACGCGAGACCGCAACCCTTCCATACGGCGCTATCGGTGTAAAGGTATGGATTTACCGCGGAGATATTTTTGCAGACCGAACCGCAAATACTGACGAGAGAAGCACTGCTCAGAGAGAGCGTCGAACACGTAATCAAGCATAA
- the rplV gene encoding 50S ribosomal protein L22 — MKAILKNYRQSPRKVRLIADLVRGKDVKKALDMLTFVNKRAALPFTKLIKSAEANAKSQGADVSRLIVKSIAVDKGTVLKRFMPRARGTAARINKRNSHIKVELSTK; from the coding sequence ATGAAAGCAATACTCAAAAACTATCGTCAATCACCACGTAAAGTACGTCTCATTGCAGACCTCGTACGTGGCAAAGATGTCAAGAAGGCACTCGATATGCTTACCTTCGTCAATAAGCGTGCTGCACTTCCTTTTACCAAACTCATCAAGTCTGCTGAGGCAAACGCAAAGTCTCAAGGAGCGGATGTATCACGCTTGATTGTGAAGTCAATCGCGGTTGATAAGGGTACGGTGTTGAAGCGTTTTATGCCACGTGCTCGTGGTACTGCCGCACGCATCAACAAGCGCAACAGCCATATTAAGGTTGAACTGAGCACCAAGTAA
- the rpsS gene encoding 30S ribosomal protein S19, with amino-acid sequence MSRSLYKGPYVNEKILKKVQGKKAVDTGVIKVWDRASVITPEMLGFTFGVHNGKTHVEVLIVEEMVGHRLGEFSPTKKFIRHGGKMQKELETKRKDAEVAAAKAAKVAPAKK; translated from the coding sequence ATGTCACGATCACTATATAAAGGACCATATGTAAATGAAAAAATCCTGAAGAAAGTTCAGGGTAAGAAGGCAGTTGATACTGGTGTTATTAAAGTGTGGGACCGTGCGTCTGTAATCACTCCAGAAATGTTGGGATTCACGTTTGGTGTCCATAACGGCAAGACCCATGTTGAGGTACTTATTGTTGAAGAGATGGTAGGGCATCGTCTTGGCGAATTTTCACCAACAAAGAAATTCATCCGTCACGGAGGAAAGATGCAAAAGGAACTCGAGACGAAGCGAAAGGACGCAGAGGTAGCAGCAGCAAAGGCCGCAAAAGTAGCCCCCGCTAAGAAATAG